One stretch of Paraburkholderia fungorum DNA includes these proteins:
- a CDS encoding ABC transporter permease — MFLQGYGPLLLNGTWQTVKLAVLSLVFAFVLGLLGAAAKLSKNRISSGIGTVYTTLVRGVPDLVLMLLLFYSIQIWLNNLTDLLGWDQIDIDPFVAGVAVLGFIYGAYFTETFRGAFLAVPRGQLEAGAAYGMTNWQVFSRVMFPQMMRFALPGIGNNWQVMVKATALVSIIGLADVVKASQDAGKGTLRFFFFTLFAGAIYLVITTVSNFVLMYLEKRYSTGVRKADL, encoded by the coding sequence ATGTTCCTTCAAGGCTACGGCCCGCTGCTTCTCAACGGCACCTGGCAAACCGTCAAACTGGCGGTGTTGTCGCTGGTGTTCGCTTTCGTGCTGGGCCTGCTCGGCGCGGCGGCGAAACTGTCGAAGAATCGAATTTCGTCCGGCATCGGTACGGTGTACACCACGCTCGTGCGCGGCGTGCCCGATCTGGTGTTGATGCTGTTGCTGTTCTACAGCATCCAGATCTGGCTGAACAACCTGACCGACCTGCTCGGCTGGGACCAGATCGACATCGACCCGTTCGTGGCCGGCGTCGCGGTGCTCGGCTTCATTTACGGCGCGTACTTCACCGAGACGTTCCGCGGCGCGTTTCTCGCGGTGCCGCGCGGTCAGCTCGAAGCGGGCGCGGCGTACGGCATGACCAACTGGCAGGTGTTCTCCCGCGTGATGTTCCCGCAGATGATGCGTTTCGCGCTGCCCGGCATCGGCAATAACTGGCAGGTGATGGTCAAGGCCACGGCGCTGGTGTCGATCATCGGTCTCGCCGACGTGGTCAAGGCGTCGCAGGACGCCGGAAAGGGCACGCTGCGGTTCTTCTTCTTCACCCTGTTTGCCGGGGCGATCTATCTCGTCATCACCACAGTGTCGAACTTCGTGCTGATGTACCTCGAAAAGCGTTATTCGACCGGCGTGCGAAAGGCGGATCTATGA
- a CDS encoding pirin family protein, whose translation MIEIRRSEDRGHANHGWLDSYHSFSFADYRDPQHVHFGPLRVINEDRIAGGEGFGTHGHRDMEIVTYVLEGALAHRDSMGNGSTIRPGDVQRMSAGTGVQHSEFNALPDDTTHLLQIWVIPKRAGDQPGYEEKRFDAADKRGRLRVVASPDGREGSVTIHADASIYAGLIDGTESATFTLPKGRLAYVHVARGALTVNGQALKAGDAAKLSETDLVTLEKGEDAEVLLFDLGELNG comes from the coding sequence ATGATCGAGATTCGCCGTTCCGAAGACCGCGGCCACGCCAACCACGGCTGGCTCGACTCGTATCACAGCTTCTCGTTTGCCGATTACCGTGATCCGCAGCACGTTCATTTCGGGCCGTTGCGGGTGATTAATGAAGACCGTATCGCCGGTGGCGAAGGTTTCGGCACGCACGGCCATCGTGACATGGAGATCGTCACGTACGTGCTCGAAGGCGCGCTGGCGCACCGCGACAGCATGGGCAACGGTTCGACCATCCGTCCCGGCGACGTGCAGCGCATGAGCGCGGGCACGGGCGTGCAGCACAGCGAGTTCAATGCGCTGCCGGACGACACCACGCACCTGCTGCAGATCTGGGTGATTCCGAAGCGCGCGGGCGACCAGCCCGGCTACGAGGAAAAGCGTTTCGATGCCGCAGACAAGCGAGGCCGCCTGCGGGTCGTCGCTTCGCCCGACGGCCGCGAAGGCTCGGTGACGATTCACGCGGACGCGTCGATTTATGCCGGGCTGATCGACGGTACGGAAAGCGCCACGTTCACGTTGCCGAAGGGACGTCTCGCGTATGTGCACGTGGCGCGCGGCGCGCTGACGGTGAACGGCCAGGCGCTCAAGGCCGGCGACGCCGCCAAGCTCAGCGAAACCGATCTCGTCACGCTGGAGAAGGGCGAGGACGCGGAAGTGCTGCTGTTCGATCTCGGCGAGCTTAACGGCTGA
- a CDS encoding ATP-binding protein: MRRPIDSLFGRLALLVVAVLLLSHFAWFSLMRLERSQQQTRYAVEEATFLVEAVRQHVVRSPDLPLPSRVKLVDPASAEVPPEGLEMPPPLERFVEDVRDRMPAGTQVRVGQPGKPPELWVRAATDHSWIVVPMQPLRMPRSLDRTVLWLVIIFSFAVMAALFAAWALQQPLRNLAQAVARFGRGLPVPPVPERGPRELRQLTHGFNQMVQEVARTENDRAVMLAGVAHDLKTPLARLRLRAEMMDEVKMRDGVVRDVDSMTHIVEQFLVFAHDGADRSEAVEVDAQCERVVRSYRAVAAGAPTVLTRLDAGPGFLLPAATLDRILSNLLDNAHAYGAPPVTVATARTSQGFTLSVSDNGKGIAPQDLINASRPFVRLDPARGGNGHSGLGLAIVERLVRRAGGEWEIGNHDGRGLRVLMSFPFEVVPRVTAASENAW; this comes from the coding sequence ATGCGTCGGCCCATTGATTCGCTGTTCGGGCGGCTGGCGCTATTAGTCGTCGCTGTATTGCTGCTGTCGCATTTCGCGTGGTTCTCGCTGATGCGCCTCGAGCGTTCCCAGCAGCAGACACGCTACGCGGTCGAAGAAGCGACTTTTCTCGTCGAGGCGGTGCGTCAACACGTGGTCCGTTCGCCGGATCTGCCGTTGCCGTCGCGAGTGAAGCTGGTCGATCCGGCGAGTGCCGAGGTGCCACCGGAGGGCTTGGAGATGCCGCCGCCGCTCGAACGTTTCGTCGAGGACGTGCGCGATCGCATGCCGGCCGGCACGCAGGTGCGGGTTGGTCAGCCGGGCAAGCCCCCTGAGTTGTGGGTGCGCGCCGCGACCGATCACAGCTGGATCGTCGTGCCCATGCAGCCGTTGCGCATGCCGCGTTCGCTCGACCGCACGGTGTTGTGGCTCGTCATCATTTTCTCGTTCGCGGTCATGGCGGCGCTGTTCGCCGCGTGGGCGTTACAGCAGCCGTTGCGTAATCTGGCTCAGGCGGTGGCGCGTTTCGGCCGTGGTTTGCCGGTGCCACCGGTGCCGGAACGTGGTCCGCGCGAACTGCGTCAACTGACGCATGGCTTCAATCAGATGGTCCAGGAAGTGGCGCGCACGGAAAACGACCGCGCCGTGATGCTGGCGGGCGTCGCGCACGATCTGAAAACGCCGCTCGCACGTTTGCGGCTGCGTGCCGAAATGATGGACGAAGTGAAGATGCGCGACGGCGTGGTGCGTGACGTCGATTCGATGACACATATCGTCGAACAGTTTCTGGTGTTCGCACACGACGGCGCGGATCGCAGCGAGGCTGTCGAAGTGGATGCGCAGTGTGAACGCGTGGTGCGTAGTTATCGCGCGGTCGCGGCCGGTGCGCCGACCGTGCTGACCAGGCTCGATGCGGGACCGGGGTTTCTGTTGCCCGCCGCCACGCTCGACCGGATTCTGTCGAACCTGCTCGACAACGCACATGCGTATGGCGCTCCGCCTGTGACGGTCGCCACGGCGCGCACATCGCAAGGTTTTACGCTGTCGGTGAGCGACAACGGCAAGGGCATTGCTCCGCAGGATCTGATCAACGCCAGCCGGCCTTTCGTGCGGCTTGACCCGGCGCGCGGCGGCAATGGACATAGCGGGCTGGGTCTTGCCATCGTCGAGCGGCTGGTGCGGCGTGCGGGCGGGGAGTGGGAGATCGGTAACCACGACGGACGTGGTCTGCGAGTCCTGATGAGCTTTCCGTTCGAGGTGGTGCCGCGAGTAACGGCTGCGTCGGAAAATGCCTGGTAG
- a CDS encoding sensor domain-containing diguanylate cyclase, whose product MNRTTLRQVTGPISFVLIVLGCWFVAGMVADRMVQQELDAALRTQRQMSTSVVDNMGEVIASDLAMSRAIPATMAEMDVVQRALVQSQNYAVNNEAAEPALRAALLKDRQMTTVSNFLHDAQGFSGLDQIWLVNANGVCVASSDSINNPQAAERSFVGIDMRTRAYLTNALLGAFSEAYGVGRASGEPGIFIAAPVYAEGLLVGVVVAKVGIARLRHWVAHEGTFVSDDNGVIIMAHDSELEGHMLPHSHVTQMSAAERKLIYRRDVFPDMEIRVDTQVREEAPWVPAAVAGQLFGMTEQPAPSLYQTRSGLNSGLSAHLVDPLAAWPELLRNHKRDHLLVFLTLAGTVALAWVITVSYVRERRHHRATRDLAEQLQSANTLLAAEARHDALTGALSRRYFLDLLRREIERARANHEPLCMAIADLDHFKQINDRFGHAAGDRALEHFVDTCRAELRSADSIGRLGGEEFGLLLPATDLAAGRDVVERLRLRLKANPSPKLPPSVGLSVSIGITELSPDDLPERIMSRADTALYAAKTGGRDRTEALPPDDTAPPARTAASVW is encoded by the coding sequence ATGAACAGGACAACCTTGCGCCAGGTAACCGGTCCGATCAGCTTCGTGCTGATCGTGCTGGGTTGCTGGTTCGTGGCGGGCATGGTCGCGGACCGGATGGTACAGCAAGAGCTGGACGCCGCCTTGCGCACGCAGCGGCAAATGTCCACGTCGGTTGTCGACAACATGGGAGAGGTGATTGCCAGCGACCTCGCCATGTCTCGCGCCATCCCCGCAACCATGGCCGAAATGGACGTGGTCCAGCGGGCCCTGGTGCAATCCCAGAATTATGCCGTGAACAACGAGGCGGCGGAACCCGCTCTGCGCGCCGCGTTGTTAAAAGACCGGCAGATGACCACCGTCAGCAACTTTCTGCATGACGCGCAGGGCTTCTCCGGACTCGACCAGATCTGGCTCGTCAATGCCAACGGCGTCTGCGTGGCGTCGAGCGACTCGATCAACAATCCGCAGGCAGCCGAGCGCTCGTTCGTCGGCATCGACATGCGCACGCGCGCCTACCTGACGAATGCATTGCTCGGCGCGTTTTCCGAGGCGTACGGCGTGGGCCGCGCGAGCGGCGAGCCGGGTATCTTCATCGCCGCGCCGGTCTATGCGGAGGGTCTGCTGGTCGGCGTGGTGGTCGCGAAGGTGGGCATCGCCCGCTTGCGCCACTGGGTCGCGCACGAGGGCACCTTCGTCTCCGACGACAACGGCGTGATCATCATGGCGCACGACAGCGAACTCGAAGGCCACATGCTGCCTCACTCACATGTCACGCAGATGAGCGCCGCCGAACGCAAGCTGATCTATCGCCGCGACGTGTTCCCCGACATGGAGATTCGTGTCGACACGCAGGTTCGGGAAGAGGCACCGTGGGTGCCCGCGGCCGTCGCCGGGCAACTGTTCGGCATGACCGAGCAGCCCGCGCCGTCGCTGTATCAAACCCGCAGCGGCCTGAACTCGGGGCTCTCGGCGCACCTGGTCGATCCGCTCGCGGCCTGGCCTGAACTGCTGCGCAATCATAAGCGCGATCATTTGCTGGTTTTCCTGACGCTGGCCGGGACTGTCGCGCTGGCGTGGGTGATCACGGTGTCGTACGTGCGCGAGCGCCGCCACCATCGCGCGACCCGCGATCTTGCGGAACAATTGCAATCGGCCAACACGCTGCTTGCAGCGGAAGCGCGTCACGACGCGCTGACCGGCGCATTGTCACGGCGCTATTTTCTCGACCTGTTGCGCCGGGAGATCGAGCGCGCGCGGGCAAACCACGAGCCGTTGTGCATGGCGATTGCCGACCTCGACCACTTCAAGCAGATCAACGACCGCTTCGGCCATGCCGCCGGCGACCGCGCGCTCGAACATTTCGTCGACACCTGCCGGGCGGAGCTGCGCAGCGCCGACTCGATCGGGCGGCTGGGCGGCGAAGAGTTTGGCCTGCTGCTGCCGGCCACGGATCTCGCCGCCGGCCGCGACGTGGTCGAACGCTTGCGGCTGCGTCTGAAGGCGAATCCTTCGCCAAAGCTGCCGCCGTCGGTCGGCTTGAGCGTGAGCATCGGCATCACCGAACTGTCGCCCGACGATCTGCCCGAGCGGATCATGAGCCGCGCCGACACCGCCCTCTACGCGGCCAAGACGGGCGGCCGCGACCGCACCGAAGCGCTGCCGCCCGACGACACCGCCCCGCCCGCCCGCACGGCGGCGAGCGTATGGTGA
- a CDS encoding ABC transporter permease translates to MIGIIQEYWRNYLFTDGYRFTGLAITMWLLVVSIGLGFCLSVPLAVARVSKKKWLSRLVWLYTYIFRGTPLYVQLLLCYTGLYSLEIIRNNELTNAFFRDGMHCTLLAFTLNTCAYTTEIFAGAIKATPYGEIEAARAYGMSSFTLYRRVILPSALRRALPYYSNEVILMLHATTVAFTATVPDILKIARDVNSATYQSFNAFGLAALLYLCISFALVWLFRRAERRWLAYLRPQGK, encoded by the coding sequence ATGATCGGGATCATCCAGGAATACTGGCGCAATTATCTCTTCACCGACGGCTACCGCTTCACCGGCCTCGCGATCACGATGTGGCTGCTGGTGGTGTCGATCGGACTGGGCTTCTGCCTGTCGGTGCCGCTCGCGGTGGCGCGCGTGTCGAAGAAGAAGTGGCTCTCCCGCCTCGTGTGGCTCTATACGTACATCTTTCGCGGCACGCCGCTCTACGTGCAGTTGCTGCTTTGCTATACCGGTTTGTACAGCCTCGAAATCATCCGCAATAACGAACTGACCAATGCGTTTTTCCGCGACGGCATGCATTGCACGCTGCTCGCGTTCACGCTGAACACCTGCGCATACACCACCGAGATTTTCGCCGGCGCGATCAAGGCCACGCCATATGGCGAGATCGAAGCGGCCCGTGCGTACGGCATGTCGTCGTTCACGCTGTACCGCCGTGTGATTCTGCCGTCGGCGCTGCGCCGCGCACTGCCCTACTACAGCAACGAAGTGATCCTGATGCTGCACGCCACCACCGTTGCGTTCACCGCGACCGTGCCGGACATCCTCAAGATTGCACGCGACGTGAACTCGGCTACGTATCAGTCGTTCAACGCATTCGGTCTCGCCGCGCTCCTTTATCTCTGTATTTCTTTTGCGCTCGTGTGGCTATTCCGCCGCGCCGAGCGTCGCTGGCTCGCTTACCTGCGGCCGCAAGGCAAGTAA
- a CDS encoding ABC transporter ATP-binding protein, producing MNTKKQKLFVDELHKKYGDNEVLKGVSLKANAGDVISVIGSSGSGKSTMLRCINFLEQPNSGRIFVDGEEVRTQIGKNGALRVSDPKQLQRVRTRLSMVFQHFNLWSHMNVLENIVEAPINVLGLKRKEAEERAREYLEKVGLAPRLEKQYPSHLSGGQQQRVAIARALAMQPDVMLFDEPTSALDPELVGEVLKVMQTLAEEGRTMIVVTHEMAFARNVSNHVMFLHQGRVEEQGHPDEVFGNTKSERLKQFLSGSLK from the coding sequence ATGAACACCAAGAAGCAGAAGCTCTTCGTCGACGAGCTTCACAAAAAATACGGCGATAACGAAGTGCTCAAAGGCGTGTCGCTCAAAGCGAATGCCGGCGATGTGATCAGCGTGATCGGCTCGTCCGGTTCGGGCAAGAGCACGATGCTTCGCTGCATCAACTTTCTCGAACAGCCGAACTCGGGCCGCATCTTCGTCGACGGTGAGGAAGTCCGCACGCAGATCGGCAAGAACGGCGCGCTGCGCGTGTCGGACCCGAAGCAGTTGCAACGCGTGCGCACCAGGCTGTCGATGGTGTTCCAGCATTTCAACCTGTGGTCGCACATGAACGTGCTCGAGAACATCGTCGAGGCGCCGATCAATGTGCTGGGTCTGAAGCGCAAGGAAGCCGAAGAACGCGCGCGCGAATATCTCGAGAAAGTGGGACTCGCGCCGCGTCTGGAAAAACAGTACCCGTCGCATCTGTCGGGCGGCCAGCAGCAGCGTGTGGCGATTGCGCGCGCGCTCGCGATGCAACCCGACGTGATGCTGTTCGACGAACCGACTTCCGCACTCGACCCCGAACTGGTCGGCGAAGTATTGAAGGTCATGCAGACGCTCGCCGAAGAAGGCCGCACGATGATCGTCGTCACGCACGAGATGGCTTTCGCGCGCAACGTATCGAATCACGTGATGTTTCTGCATCAAGGCCGCGTTGAAGAACAGGGCCATCCTGACGAAGTATTCGGCAACACGAAAAGCGAACGCCTTAAGCAATTCCTTTCCGGCAGCCTCAAATAA
- a CDS encoding double-stranded DNA-specific endonuclease: MKGNLVIVCRDQDADAFDHLLAEYGAFQTRLSSTAWYLKLAVAPELIQEEILARLGKYTTHYIFEAETVTWNTVDSDAANALNTLFSD; the protein is encoded by the coding sequence ATGAAGGGAAATTTGGTGATCGTCTGTCGCGATCAGGACGCCGACGCATTCGACCATCTGCTGGCTGAATATGGTGCGTTCCAGACGCGCCTGTCGTCGACGGCGTGGTATCTGAAACTGGCCGTCGCGCCGGAATTGATTCAGGAGGAGATACTGGCGCGCCTCGGCAAATACACCACGCACTATATTTTCGAGGCCGAAACAGTGACGTGGAATACGGTAGATAGCGACGCGGCAAACGCGTTGAATACGCTGTTTTCAGACTGA
- a CDS encoding response regulator, translating to MATQILVVDDDVELRDLLRDYLARQGIEVSVLHDAGSLERRLERERPDLIVLDLMMPGVDGLTALRKLRASGDDIPVIMLTARADDVDRIVGLELGADDYLGKPFNPRELLARVQAVLRRRRTLPSAAAPEQREPFNFGRFTLDFQSRTLHLEDKPLTLSGSEFALLKIFVNHPMRTLTRERLLELLHGPEYDGTDRGIDVQVWRLRRILETDPSTPRFIQTVRGRGYVFVPDGEQHASAH from the coding sequence ATGGCTACTCAAATACTTGTTGTCGACGACGACGTCGAATTGCGCGATCTGCTGCGCGACTATCTGGCCCGTCAGGGCATCGAAGTGTCGGTGCTGCATGACGCGGGCTCGCTCGAGCGCAGGCTCGAACGCGAGCGCCCGGATCTGATCGTGCTGGATCTGATGATGCCGGGTGTCGACGGCCTTACGGCGCTGCGCAAACTGCGCGCGTCGGGCGACGATATCCCCGTCATCATGCTTACCGCGCGTGCGGACGACGTCGACCGGATCGTCGGGCTGGAACTCGGCGCCGACGACTACCTCGGCAAGCCGTTCAATCCGCGCGAGCTGCTGGCGCGCGTGCAGGCAGTCTTGCGGCGGCGTCGCACGTTGCCGTCGGCGGCGGCGCCGGAACAGCGCGAGCCGTTCAACTTCGGCCGCTTCACGCTCGACTTCCAGTCGCGCACGCTGCATCTGGAAGACAAGCCGCTCACGCTGTCGGGCAGCGAATTCGCGCTGCTGAAGATCTTCGTCAATCACCCCATGCGCACGCTCACGCGCGAACGCCTGCTCGAACTGCTGCACGGTCCCGAATACGACGGCACCGACCGCGGCATCGACGTGCAGGTGTGGCGACTGCGCCGCATTCTCGAAACCGATCCGTCCACGCCGCGCTTTATTCAAACTGTGCGCGGCCGCGGTTACGTGTTCGTCCCTGACGGCGAGCAGCATGCGTCGGCCCATTGA
- a CDS encoding ABC transporter substrate-binding protein has protein sequence MKKFALCVALAFVATSAMAKEWKTVRIGVDASYPPFESKAPSGDVVGFDADLTRALCARMNVKCVWVESDLDGIIPALKGKKFDAIVSSLTITDKRREQIDFSDKLFDAPARMIAKAGSPLLPTAASLKGKTVGVEQGSTQEAYAKAWWEPKGVTVVPYQNQDQVYADLASGRLDAALQDEVQADAGFLKTPRGKGFAWAGPEVKDPKTIGEGTAIGLRKGDTDLKAMFNQALAQVHQDGTFKKIEKQYFDFDIYPGR, from the coding sequence ATGAAGAAGTTCGCACTGTGCGTGGCGCTTGCGTTCGTGGCCACCAGCGCGATGGCGAAAGAGTGGAAAACCGTGCGCATCGGCGTGGACGCCAGCTACCCGCCGTTTGAATCGAAGGCGCCGAGCGGCGACGTGGTCGGCTTCGACGCCGATCTGACCCGCGCACTGTGTGCACGAATGAACGTGAAGTGCGTCTGGGTCGAATCGGATCTGGACGGCATCATCCCGGCGCTCAAGGGCAAGAAGTTCGACGCGATCGTGTCGTCGCTGACCATCACGGACAAGCGCCGTGAGCAGATCGACTTCTCCGACAAGCTGTTCGACGCCCCGGCCCGCATGATCGCCAAAGCAGGCTCGCCGTTGCTGCCTACCGCTGCATCGCTGAAGGGCAAAACCGTCGGCGTCGAGCAGGGTTCGACCCAGGAAGCCTACGCAAAAGCCTGGTGGGAACCGAAGGGCGTGACCGTGGTGCCCTACCAGAATCAGGATCAGGTGTACGCCGACCTCGCGTCCGGCCGTCTCGACGCTGCGTTGCAGGACGAAGTGCAGGCCGACGCCGGCTTCCTGAAAACGCCGCGCGGCAAAGGCTTCGCGTGGGCCGGCCCGGAAGTGAAGGACCCGAAGACGATCGGCGAAGGCACGGCCATCGGCTTGCGCAAGGGCGATACCGACCTGAAGGCGATGTTCAATCAGGCGTTGGCTCAGGTTCATCAGGACGGCACGTTCAAGAAGATCGAGAAGCAGTATTTCGACTTCGATATTTATCCTGGACGGTGA
- a CDS encoding periplasmic heavy metal sensor, with the protein MSTKKMSRVLAVAATALAIGAGAAYAAQPAGQAGHGGPGGWHGHFMKQLTQLHDQLKLNADQEKQWQAALDTMKQGHEAMRANHEQIKDQFKAAQQQPILDLNAMAAAHQQVEQKDAQLRQQTTDAWLKFYNGLNDQQKTTVSTALKQRFAKMESRHEHMRERWEHRDHKGAASAPAAN; encoded by the coding sequence ATGTCCACCAAAAAGATGTCGCGCGTTCTCGCCGTTGCCGCCACCGCCCTCGCCATTGGCGCTGGCGCCGCCTATGCCGCCCAGCCTGCCGGTCAGGCGGGTCACGGCGGCCCCGGCGGCTGGCACGGCCACTTCATGAAGCAACTGACCCAGTTGCACGACCAGCTGAAGCTGAACGCCGATCAGGAAAAGCAGTGGCAAGCGGCGCTCGACACGATGAAGCAGGGTCACGAAGCCATGCGCGCCAATCACGAGCAGATCAAGGACCAGTTTAAGGCTGCGCAGCAACAGCCGATCCTGGATCTGAACGCCATGGCCGCCGCGCATCAGCAGGTCGAGCAGAAAGATGCGCAACTGCGCCAGCAAACCACCGACGCGTGGCTCAAGTTCTACAACGGCCTGAACGACCAGCAGAAGACTACCGTCAGCACGGCGTTGAAGCAGCGCTTTGCGAAGATGGAATCGCGTCACGAGCATATGCGCGAACGCTGGGAACATCGTGATCATAAGGGCGCAGCGTCGGCGCCGGCCGCGAACTAA
- a CDS encoding porin, with protein MKKALLAAALMSAGVVAHAQSSVTLYGRLDAGIEYMSGVPSGGGTGAATQSTNRWKAESGDWGTSLWGMKGVEDIGGGNKVLFQLEGSFNTMTGAGPGGGGLFNRWATVGLSNDAYGTFTMGRMLFISNGVWDFDPFGQSNWSSASLVRGRNWPQSSNNFAYQSPKIAGFDFYGQYALSNATSWNGNGSTAQGREAGAQITYTNSLFQVRGLYDEIRNPANGGLYGPQVGDINAANVGGGVFSASREYSALVNVFLGQFKVQAAYQAVRSAGATGVLPGQPTTLDHEWGGVTWQATPAAALIAAVYHVNANNGGGNATIYTVGGSYNLSKRTLLDIQVATAQNSRNANFGLNANNPGTNAATDNPLPGHAQTGVYAGIQHSF; from the coding sequence ATGAAGAAAGCTTTGCTCGCCGCGGCGCTGATGTCAGCTGGCGTTGTTGCACACGCCCAAAGCAGCGTGACGCTGTATGGCCGCCTTGATGCAGGCATCGAGTACATGTCGGGTGTTCCGAGCGGCGGCGGTACTGGTGCGGCAACTCAAAGCACCAACCGTTGGAAAGCAGAAAGCGGCGACTGGGGTACGAGCCTGTGGGGTATGAAGGGCGTTGAAGACATCGGTGGCGGCAACAAGGTTCTGTTCCAGTTGGAAGGCTCGTTCAACACGATGACGGGCGCAGGTCCTGGCGGCGGCGGTCTCTTCAATCGTTGGGCAACTGTTGGTCTGTCGAACGACGCATACGGTACGTTCACGATGGGCCGCATGCTCTTCATCTCGAACGGCGTGTGGGACTTTGACCCGTTCGGTCAATCCAACTGGTCGTCGGCATCGCTGGTTCGTGGCCGCAACTGGCCGCAATCGAGCAACAACTTCGCGTACCAGTCGCCGAAGATCGCAGGCTTTGACTTCTACGGTCAATACGCTCTGTCGAACGCAACGAGCTGGAACGGCAATGGCTCGACCGCTCAAGGTCGCGAAGCTGGCGCACAGATCACCTACACGAACTCGCTGTTCCAGGTTCGCGGTCTGTATGACGAAATCCGCAATCCGGCCAACGGCGGTCTGTATGGCCCGCAAGTCGGCGACATCAACGCGGCTAACGTAGGCGGCGGCGTGTTCTCGGCATCGCGTGAATACTCGGCTTTGGTCAACGTGTTCCTCGGCCAGTTCAAGGTTCAGGCTGCTTACCAGGCTGTCCGTTCGGCGGGTGCTACCGGTGTTCTGCCGGGCCAACCGACTACCCTCGACCACGAATGGGGCGGTGTGACGTGGCAAGCAACGCCGGCTGCAGCTCTTATCGCAGCGGTGTACCACGTGAACGCGAACAATGGCGGCGGCAATGCGACGATCTATACGGTCGGCGGTTCGTACAACCTGTCCAAGCGCACGCTGCTTGACATCCAGGTTGCTACGGCACAAAACAGCCGCAATGCAAACTTCGGCCTGAACGCGAACAATCCGGGCACGAACGCTGCAAC